One window from the genome of Ailuropoda melanoleuca isolate Jingjing chromosome 5, ASM200744v2, whole genome shotgun sequence encodes:
- the LOC117802279 gene encoding peptidyl-prolyl cis-trans isomerase A-like: MVPPTVFFNIAVDSEPLGHVSFELFADKVPKTAENFPALSTREKGFGYKASCFHRIIPGSLRQGGDITRHHGTGGRCICGQKADDENFILKHTGPGVLSMANAGPNTNGSRVFICTAKTEWLDGKCVVFGEVSEGRNIVDTMARFGSRNGRTGKKMTMADSVQI; encoded by the coding sequence ATGGTCCCTCCCACTGTGTTTTTCAACATTGCAGTGGACAGTGAGCCCCTGGGCCATGTCTCCTTTGAGCTGTTTGCAGACAAAGTTCCAAAGACAGCAGAGAATTTTCCTGCTCTGAGCACCAGGGAGAAAGGATTTGGTTATAAAGCTTCCTGCTTTCACAGGATTATTCCGGGCTCTCTGCGCCAGGGTGGTGACATCACCCGCCATCATGGAACTGGCGGCCGGTGCATCTGTGGGCAGAAAGCTGATGATGAGAATTTCATCCTGAAGCACACGGGTCCTGGCGTCTTGTCCATGGCAAATGCTGGACCCAACACAAACGGTTCCAGGGTTTTCATCTGCACTGCCAAGACTGAGTGGTTGGATGGCAAGTGTGTGGTCTTTGGCGAGGTGAGCGAGGGCAGGAATATTGTGGACACCATGGCACGCTTTGGGTCCAGGAATGGCAGGACCGGCAAGAAGATGACCATGGCTGACAGTGTACAAATCTAA